The following proteins are encoded in a genomic region of Arthrobacter jiangjiafuii:
- a CDS encoding HNH endonuclease signature motif containing protein produces MTAAVGVDAPTGPDSSGAPPWEGSSADRADPTDFLGSVTELGEALDILRPDALSAAALMSTGAAAILAAEVEAISRTVEYLQIVCAGALETHRVASSLGVTRAAALVPDVADLPGSDPVAAGTAEFAAGKVHAEFRSTADYLRSRLRIGRGEAQRRLNLASALLPSSTATGQPLPPALPALGGELASGTISSAAAAVISDAVEQIRHRTDAETAGVVEADLAALAAHQDRDFLLQVARRWVLLANQDDAEPSEEELRRFQGIFPGRKKNGLNHLKIYCTDDQHETLLTVMNAAAGPRIQDRAASAADGDGAEGSGGVPENVNAEPPHAEGIDGTPADPGTVSRLDQRSRPQRLLGGLVDAAKAALAAGGVPAAGGLRPQVMVTIDAASLLKSLDYGSALKSTADLDRVEWVRGKGAGASGATDPVPGFSLGSGSPGAGSLSSGSFGAGAFAFAGPVATATVRRIACDADLLPVVLSGEGRILDVGREQRLFPPHLRKALHARDQGCAFPGCSIPGPWTEAHHIDFWSRGGPTSTDNGVLLCSHHHHEIHKENWLIKMQSGIPWFVPPAYVDPDRVPLRNLYFRGLVGSGSILTGEGLAS; encoded by the coding sequence ATGACAGCAGCAGTTGGGGTGGATGCACCCACAGGACCGGACTCATCCGGCGCGCCACCCTGGGAGGGCAGTTCGGCTGACCGTGCTGATCCCACGGATTTTCTGGGTTCGGTGACGGAACTCGGTGAGGCGCTGGATATTCTCCGACCCGACGCCTTGTCGGCCGCCGCTTTGATGAGTACAGGCGCCGCGGCAATCCTCGCTGCCGAGGTGGAGGCCATCTCACGCACGGTCGAATACCTTCAGATCGTCTGTGCCGGCGCTCTTGAAACCCATCGGGTTGCCTCGTCGCTGGGCGTAACTCGGGCAGCAGCCTTGGTCCCGGACGTGGCGGATCTGCCCGGTAGCGATCCCGTTGCAGCCGGGACCGCCGAATTTGCTGCTGGGAAGGTCCATGCCGAGTTCCGTTCCACCGCCGACTATCTCCGCAGCCGCCTGCGCATTGGGCGGGGTGAAGCTCAGCGGCGTTTGAACCTCGCATCCGCCCTGCTGCCGTCAAGCACTGCCACCGGACAACCGTTGCCGCCGGCCCTGCCGGCCCTTGGCGGGGAACTGGCCTCCGGAACAATCTCCTCCGCTGCGGCCGCCGTCATATCGGACGCCGTGGAACAGATCAGGCACCGCACCGATGCCGAGACCGCCGGAGTCGTGGAGGCGGATCTGGCTGCCCTCGCTGCACACCAGGACCGGGACTTTCTGCTGCAGGTTGCCCGCCGCTGGGTGTTGCTGGCGAACCAGGACGACGCGGAGCCGTCGGAAGAAGAACTGCGCCGTTTCCAGGGGATATTTCCCGGCAGGAAGAAGAACGGTCTCAACCACTTGAAGATCTATTGCACCGATGACCAGCACGAAACACTGCTCACGGTTATGAATGCAGCTGCCGGTCCTCGGATCCAGGACCGTGCTGCGTCCGCTGCAGACGGAGATGGTGCTGAAGGAAGCGGCGGTGTTCCGGAAAACGTCAACGCGGAACCCCCTCACGCTGAAGGCATCGACGGCACACCCGCTGACCCAGGTACAGTCTCGAGACTGGACCAACGAAGCCGCCCCCAGCGTCTACTGGGCGGGCTGGTCGATGCTGCGAAAGCTGCTCTGGCTGCCGGTGGCGTTCCGGCGGCTGGAGGACTTCGCCCGCAGGTCATGGTCACCATTGATGCTGCCTCGCTTCTGAAGTCACTCGACTACGGTTCGGCCTTGAAATCCACTGCTGACCTGGACCGGGTGGAGTGGGTCAGAGGCAAAGGAGCAGGCGCGTCCGGTGCCACGGATCCTGTACCCGGCTTCAGCCTCGGTTCAGGGTCCCCCGGCGCAGGGTCCCTCAGCTCAGGGTCCTTTGGCGCAGGGGCCTTTGCGTTTGCCGGTCCCGTAGCAACGGCTACGGTGCGGAGGATCGCCTGTGACGCTGACCTGCTGCCTGTAGTGCTCTCGGGCGAGGGACGGATTCTGGATGTTGGCCGGGAACAGCGCCTCTTTCCACCCCACTTGAGGAAAGCTCTCCATGCCCGGGACCAAGGGTGCGCCTTTCCCGGCTGCTCCATTCCCGGACCGTGGACGGAGGCGCACCACATTGACTTCTGGAGCCGGGGCGGACCTACCTCCACCGACAACGGCGTCCTCCTGTGCTCGCACCACCACCATGAAATCCACAAGGAAAACTGGCTCATCAAAATGCAGTCGGGCATCCCGTGGTTTGTTCCGCCTGCCTACGTCGATCCGGACCGCGTTCCGTTGCGGAACTTGTACTTCCGGGGGTTGGTGGGCTCCGGATCGATCCTGACCGGCGAAGGCCTGGCTTCATAG
- a CDS encoding DUF4232 domain-containing protein gives MNTRSWKSSSVFALALGAVLAVSGCGSSGDEDDAPSSSPSSSSPSASASPSASGGAVRSSPAPTPSPTDAAPVPDSPVACSAALLSGSAEDTAGGGAAGSVYRTLVLTNVSAAPCTAAPGYPGVSYLDAAGQQIGAAATRSTDGPAAGGSLVLEPGQSAVAELRETRAQNYGDSCQAQPATQLLVYPPEDLESVAIAHEALACANSDVELLSVGTLQKR, from the coding sequence ATGAATACCCGGTCTTGGAAATCCTCCTCAGTATTTGCCCTTGCTCTCGGCGCCGTTCTGGCGGTCAGCGGCTGCGGCTCCAGCGGTGATGAGGATGATGCGCCGTCGTCGTCGCCCTCTTCATCCTCGCCCAGCGCCAGCGCCTCCCCCAGTGCTTCGGGAGGTGCCGTCCGCAGCTCGCCGGCCCCAACGCCTTCTCCTACAGATGCCGCTCCGGTGCCGGACAGCCCTGTTGCCTGCTCGGCTGCCCTCCTGTCGGGCTCCGCGGAAGACACTGCCGGCGGCGGCGCTGCAGGCAGTGTCTACCGGACCTTGGTCCTGACCAATGTTTCGGCCGCACCCTGCACTGCGGCGCCCGGCTACCCGGGGGTTTCCTACCTCGACGCGGCAGGCCAGCAGATCGGCGCCGCTGCTACCCGTTCCACCGATGGTCCTGCCGCCGGCGGCTCCCTTGTCCTGGAGCCGGGCCAGTCGGCAGTGGCGGAACTGCGCGAGACCCGGGCCCAGAACTACGGTGATTCCTGCCAGGCCCAGCCCGCGACGCAGCTGCTCGTTTATCCTCCGGAGGACCTGGAGTCGGTGGCTATCGCGCATGAAGCCCTGGCCTGTGCCAACTCCGATGTCGAGCTGCTCAGCGTCGGGACCCTGCAGAAGCGGTAG
- a CDS encoding YcnI family protein, with protein MRQLLLRSLTAAGATAVLMAAGMGAASAHVHVHPDSTAAGESALLTFETSHGCSGSPTTAVTVTLPDQVTDATPTAHPGWTISKVTEDFAEPRVLDNGTSIASRTSQVVFTAKEPLPDGVRDTFSLTVKLPDAAGETLAFPVLQSCAEGETDWAQLPAEGQTDADLESPAPVITVTEASHASDGHGGGHGSGSGSDDADQLADEDDVEAAAVAGYAGLGAGVLGLLLGAVALFRTRKA; from the coding sequence ATGCGTCAGCTCCTTCTTCGTTCCCTGACAGCCGCAGGCGCAACCGCCGTCCTCATGGCTGCCGGAATGGGCGCCGCTTCCGCCCACGTGCACGTCCATCCGGATTCCACGGCGGCCGGCGAGAGCGCACTGCTCACCTTCGAGACCTCGCACGGCTGCTCCGGCTCGCCGACGACGGCGGTCACCGTCACTCTTCCGGATCAGGTCACGGACGCCACGCCGACGGCGCATCCCGGCTGGACAATCAGCAAGGTCACCGAGGACTTTGCCGAACCGCGGGTCCTGGACAACGGTACGAGCATCGCGTCACGGACCAGCCAGGTGGTCTTCACCGCCAAGGAACCGCTGCCCGACGGCGTCCGCGACACCTTCTCGCTGACCGTCAAGCTTCCCGACGCTGCCGGCGAGACGCTGGCCTTCCCGGTTCTGCAGTCCTGCGCCGAGGGCGAGACGGATTGGGCCCAGCTGCCGGCCGAGGGGCAGACCGACGCCGACCTGGAATCCCCCGCTCCGGTGATCACCGTGACGGAGGCGTCCCACGCTTCTGACGGGCACGGCGGCGGGCACGGGTCCGGGTCCGGGTCCGATGACGCGGATCAGCTGGCCGACGAGGACGACGTAGAGGCCGCCGCCGTCGCCGGCTATGCGGGTCTGGGTGCCGGCGTGCTGGGGCTTCTCTTGGGTGCCGTGGCCCTGTTCAGGACCCGCAAAGCGTAA
- a CDS encoding 23S rRNA (pseudouridine(1915)-N(3))-methyltransferase RlmH, giving the protein MALRVLVVGRKHEDWVVDGIRRYEKRLKKPFDLTWVSIPHSAREGDAARKEESERLLGKLGSDYVILLDERGKAITSPAFAKTLQKPLDNARNVTLIIGGAYGVDQSVHDRADFIWSLSPLVFPHQLVRLILAEQVYRAQEIAGGRPYHHE; this is encoded by the coding sequence ATGGCATTGCGCGTACTTGTGGTTGGCCGGAAGCACGAAGACTGGGTTGTCGACGGCATCCGCCGGTATGAGAAGAGGCTGAAAAAGCCCTTCGACCTGACCTGGGTCTCCATTCCCCATTCCGCCCGGGAAGGCGACGCCGCGCGCAAGGAGGAATCCGAGCGGCTGCTGGGCAAGCTCGGCAGCGACTATGTGATCCTGCTCGACGAGCGGGGCAAAGCGATCACGTCTCCGGCCTTCGCCAAGACACTGCAGAAGCCGCTGGACAACGCCCGCAACGTCACCCTGATCATTGGCGGCGCCTACGGCGTGGATCAAAGCGTGCACGACCGCGCCGACTTCATCTGGTCCCTCTCCCCGCTGGTTTTCCCGCATCAGCTGGTGCGCCTGATCCTGGCCGAACAGGTCTACCGGGCGCAGGAAATCGCCGGCGGACGCCCGTACCACCACGAATAG
- a CDS encoding patatin-like phospholipase family protein, with amino-acid sequence MTDSVRTRAVVLGGGGVAGIAWEMGVLATLMEQGIDLDDADLVVGTSAGSVVGAVLRFGVLRQVLAAQFREDDPAETAMEQGELSHFSTEAFMDMMADAARGPGGEEAARARIGREALAAGRELSEEDWVTTIRSLLPAQQWPERPLQITAVNADDGAFTVFDAASGVDLALAVAASCCVPGAWPPVHINGAPYMDGGMRSATNADIAGDYDKVLVLSCGPEAPDSPFGPTLPQVLEQLKGRTETFLIDADAASLAAFGTNLLLQSTRRPSAEAGQRQAAAVADDVKAFWGAD; translated from the coding sequence ATGACTGATTCGGTGCGGACGCGGGCAGTGGTTCTTGGTGGCGGGGGAGTGGCGGGCATCGCCTGGGAAATGGGGGTGCTGGCCACCCTGATGGAGCAGGGCATCGACCTGGACGACGCCGACCTGGTGGTGGGCACCTCTGCGGGGTCCGTGGTGGGTGCAGTGCTGCGGTTCGGCGTGCTGCGGCAGGTCCTGGCGGCGCAGTTCCGCGAGGATGACCCGGCGGAAACCGCCATGGAGCAGGGGGAGCTGTCCCACTTCAGCACGGAGGCGTTTATGGACATGATGGCCGACGCCGCCCGCGGCCCGGGTGGCGAGGAGGCCGCCCGGGCGCGGATCGGCCGGGAAGCCCTGGCTGCGGGTAGAGAGCTCTCCGAAGAGGACTGGGTCACCACGATCCGCTCACTGCTGCCGGCGCAGCAGTGGCCGGAGCGCCCCTTGCAGATAACGGCGGTAAACGCCGACGACGGCGCGTTCACAGTGTTCGACGCCGCCTCCGGCGTTGACCTGGCGCTGGCCGTGGCGGCAAGCTGCTGTGTTCCCGGAGCATGGCCGCCGGTCCACATCAACGGCGCCCCGTACATGGACGGCGGAATGCGCTCGGCAACGAACGCGGACATCGCCGGGGACTATGACAAGGTGCTGGTGCTCTCCTGCGGCCCGGAAGCGCCGGACAGCCCGTTCGGTCCCACGCTGCCGCAGGTGCTGGAGCAGCTGAAGGGTCGAACGGAGACGTTCCTGATCGACGCCGACGCCGCCAGCCTGGCGGCGTTCGGAACCAACCTCCTGCTTCAGTCCACGCGGAGGCCGTCCGCTGAGGCCGGCCAGCGGCAGGCGGCCGCCGTCGCGGATGACGTCAAGGCGTTCTGGGGCGCAGACTAG
- a CDS encoding serine/threonine-protein kinase yields the protein MQLAQTGEALGASYRFGERVGSGAVGEVWTVTSADGQTLAAKVLRPEHADDPSLIERFVRERSVLLALKDSSIVTVRDMVVEGARLAIVMDYIAGGSLRDVVKGSGPLRPADAFDVAAEVFDALAFAHSRGVTHRDIKPDNVLLNRPWSERATGDVRVSDFGISDVVGEKLRQTTGLVGTPHYMPPELISSGRSGPPGDVYSTGVLLYELLAGRTPFAGAGPDFSVAYRHVSSRPPRIPVDDKVWEFLDLLLSKDPARRPTAADAAATLRRLAPRVADHAPLARVEAPEDFDDVERPATMVRGSFTDEDLSALASAPAVQEDVPLPDLGEAGSATMVRSLPRRDVRPRTVARVDEEEAPPFWRTRKALLLAGGAVLLIVAMIVGFMVLSPADKSAEAAGAGEQLSAQLQDPALPTGLTISRNASYSPSSGETRLTIAYSAQKAPLSGEFLEVIPGLSEGDSCPAATWEGATVSRNQGSITGVDVECGWKLSELKIPAGGRVEVTATVPVAPADQKALDTWLSGGSEATTAAMQEPAVMGTAYPVQRLLGVEVRTPSRVVTPSPLKITLVPVWAGGPDELNPLYISPASGKPSQMLAAVTGGEQGLRFSDGCGGALAVDSSGLTVTALQITPQCTVRASVGNFTELQSPSFGITSRENAGD from the coding sequence ATGCAGCTCGCACAGACGGGAGAGGCGCTGGGGGCGTCCTACCGCTTCGGGGAACGGGTAGGCTCCGGCGCGGTCGGCGAGGTGTGGACGGTGACATCCGCCGACGGCCAGACGCTGGCGGCCAAGGTCCTGCGTCCCGAGCATGCCGACGACCCCTCGCTCATCGAGCGGTTCGTCCGAGAACGCTCCGTCCTCCTTGCACTGAAGGACTCCTCCATCGTCACGGTGCGGGACATGGTGGTCGAAGGTGCGCGGCTGGCCATTGTCATGGACTACATTGCGGGCGGCTCGCTGCGCGATGTGGTCAAGGGAAGCGGTCCGCTGCGTCCCGCTGACGCGTTCGACGTCGCCGCCGAAGTTTTCGATGCCCTGGCCTTTGCCCACTCCCGGGGCGTGACGCACCGCGACATCAAGCCCGACAACGTGCTGCTCAACCGGCCCTGGTCCGAACGGGCCACGGGCGACGTGCGGGTCTCCGACTTCGGCATCTCCGACGTCGTCGGCGAGAAGCTCCGCCAGACCACCGGCTTGGTGGGCACACCGCATTACATGCCGCCCGAGCTCATCAGCTCCGGCCGCTCCGGCCCTCCCGGGGACGTGTACTCCACCGGTGTCCTGCTCTACGAACTCCTGGCCGGCCGCACCCCGTTTGCCGGCGCCGGACCTGATTTCAGTGTTGCCTACCGACATGTTTCCTCGCGTCCGCCGCGGATCCCGGTGGACGACAAGGTCTGGGAGTTCCTGGACCTCCTGCTGTCCAAGGACCCTGCCCGCCGCCCCACCGCCGCCGACGCCGCGGCCACGCTGCGGCGCCTCGCCCCGCGCGTAGCCGACCACGCCCCCTTGGCGCGGGTGGAAGCGCCCGAGGACTTCGACGACGTCGAGCGCCCCGCCACGATGGTCCGGGGTTCCTTCACCGACGAAGACCTTAGCGCCCTGGCCTCCGCCCCTGCGGTTCAGGAGGATGTTCCGCTTCCCGATCTTGGGGAGGCCGGCAGCGCGACCATGGTCCGTTCGCTCCCGCGCCGTGACGTGCGGCCCCGTACCGTGGCGCGCGTCGACGAGGAGGAGGCCCCTCCGTTCTGGCGCACGCGCAAGGCGCTGCTGCTGGCCGGCGGTGCGGTGCTCCTGATCGTGGCCATGATCGTCGGGTTTATGGTCCTCTCCCCGGCGGATAAATCCGCTGAGGCGGCCGGTGCCGGCGAACAGCTGTCCGCACAGCTCCAGGACCCTGCCCTTCCGACCGGCCTGACCATCTCCCGCAATGCGTCCTACTCGCCGTCCTCCGGGGAAACCCGGCTGACGATCGCCTACTCGGCGCAGAAGGCGCCGCTGTCCGGCGAATTCCTCGAGGTGATCCCCGGCCTGAGCGAAGGCGATTCCTGCCCGGCAGCCACCTGGGAGGGCGCCACGGTGAGCCGGAACCAGGGCTCGATCACCGGCGTCGACGTCGAATGCGGCTGGAAGCTCTCGGAACTGAAGATCCCGGCGGGTGGACGCGTGGAGGTGACGGCCACGGTGCCGGTGGCCCCTGCGGACCAAAAGGCCCTGGACACGTGGCTCAGCGGCGGGTCCGAGGCAACGACTGCCGCCATGCAGGAACCGGCCGTCATGGGCACTGCCTATCCGGTCCAGCGCCTGCTCGGCGTGGAGGTCCGCACGCCGTCCCGCGTTGTGACGCCCAGCCCGCTGAAGATCACCCTGGTGCCGGTGTGGGCCGGCGGTCCGGACGAGCTGAACCCGCTCTATATCAGTCCCGCATCGGGCAAGCCCTCGCAGATGCTCGCCGCGGTGACCGGCGGCGAGCAGGGGCTGCGGTTCTCCGACGGCTGCGGCGGTGCCCTGGCAGTGGACAGTTCCGGACTCACCGTGACTGCCCTGCAGATCACTCCCCAGTGCACCGTGCGGGCCAGCGTCGGGAACTTCACCGAGCTGCAGTCCCCCAGCTTTGGCATTACCTCCCGGGAAAACGCCGGGGACTGA
- a CDS encoding FtsK/SpoIIIE domain-containing protein — protein MRLLIDLDERRFECDVSHAAPATTLTDLVETAGGPRLAPDETVFVDQAEVRGSTPVSELVLLEGTRISRSPWQTPLRVRGWSVTLAGGERAGSVIEVPQGREMLIGRSPHADLTLPAESASWDHCRLRREEDGLRVLDGGSTNGTLVNGEKVGEEGVLISDTATITAGGTVLLVRPSLDEIPAPAPGTLHNLTPAATAPFNRPPRPGTAPPGDSLIPPSPKDVPPASKFSYITVLAPLVMAGAMVAVLGDMRFAMFALLSPVMAVGMWFEQKRRYTRGLKDEEARFSAAIEEFEQQIRAAAEAETARRHRMIPDPATVVRRPALPATSLWQRRADADDFLALHAGTGDVPWKPEVDRAGSSRLDEKVKESLASARLLAAPVLVDLTDAGVVGMVGPREGALALARSLLAQAAVHVGPADLTIGVFCDAGRAEEWEWASWLPHTRQAGSSTGQRWMSAHRETSLAMLRTLKDTVQELPTPAMLVVLDSEVLTEGRDAPARALLGMGRSIPGVHINPQQRPSRVAAIVIATSEEQLPASCTTIIRVGTDAAATVEQPEDLTRVEDVILAGLDQEEALRCAMRLAHFDDPELSVPGASLPSLVRLPSLLGYERPDPATVRRLWQANTGVSTPIGTGENGDLTLDLVKDGPHGLVGGTTGSGKSEFLRSLVAGLAARNDPTRLNFILVDFKGGAAFKACERLPHTIGTISNLDEQLADRAIVALEAEMERRQRVFAQAGEGIDNLNAYLATNPAEPMPRLLLVIDEFAMLAKDFPDVLKALVSVGAVGRTLGVHMILATQRPAGVVSEDILANTNLRVALRVQSREDSSNVIGVPAASAIGRAQMGRAYVKLGQDDITPVQTALVTGRAQLGSGPAVDVREIRQFGVPVPAPAMPRSAATDENDLDLLIEAIVEANTEAGHAPPRQVWPEALGERVELDGFLAVPDDAGLAAVVGSAAAEALDAPTLAAQTLEEARSLPTVGGVRGDSVLVTLMDEPELQRQSAAGWDMSVGNLMLMGVAGSGTTTALTSIALALAKDTDPADLDLMVLDMGSRGLEALEGLPHTVAYVGTGAGAKEQQARFLRHLHTVLESRRADPGNHRRTVVLLDGLASLRDEFQDFEGQQLLDLLYRAYADGPALGLSFAVSTTRAKAIPTAMNEVTLQRWLFRLADTYDYSSLGVRGKQIPAELPGRCVDPRTKLQMHVATPAVGVEAAVEQVRQSWAHAPAKTSAIRRLPTDVTLAELGVEPRLAAEPWLVPVGMREADFAPAFLEIYEGEHVLVAGPARSGKSTLLLALATALRGAASAQGPAQVWGICDRRSPLASADLDRVAVGADEVPAMLASLRLERGPVFLLVDDAERMDDADQSLAGVVSSGQPGLCVIAAGRAADLRSLYSHWTKTLRKSRLGVLLQPDVDYDGDLLGATLPRKAPVAITTGRGYIGVGGQMSLIQSISAVES, from the coding sequence GTGCGTTTGCTGATCGATCTGGACGAGCGTCGTTTTGAGTGCGACGTTTCGCACGCGGCTCCGGCCACCACGTTGACCGATCTGGTGGAAACCGCCGGCGGCCCGCGCCTGGCACCGGATGAGACCGTGTTCGTGGACCAAGCCGAAGTGCGTGGTTCCACCCCCGTCTCGGAGCTGGTGCTCTTGGAAGGCACCCGGATCTCCCGCTCTCCCTGGCAGACCCCGCTCCGCGTGCGCGGCTGGAGCGTGACGCTGGCCGGTGGCGAACGTGCCGGCAGCGTCATCGAGGTGCCGCAGGGGCGCGAGATGCTCATCGGCCGGTCCCCGCACGCCGACCTCACCCTTCCCGCCGAAAGTGCGTCCTGGGACCACTGCCGCCTGCGCCGCGAGGAAGACGGGCTGCGGGTGCTCGACGGCGGCTCGACCAACGGCACGCTGGTGAACGGCGAGAAGGTCGGAGAAGAAGGTGTCCTGATCAGCGACACCGCCACGATCACGGCCGGCGGCACGGTGCTGCTGGTGCGTCCTTCCTTGGACGAGATACCGGCCCCGGCGCCCGGAACCCTGCACAACCTCACCCCGGCCGCCACAGCACCCTTCAACCGGCCGCCGCGGCCCGGCACCGCCCCTCCCGGCGACTCCCTGATCCCGCCGAGCCCCAAGGACGTGCCGCCGGCCAGCAAGTTCAGCTACATCACCGTGCTGGCGCCGCTGGTTATGGCCGGGGCCATGGTGGCGGTCCTGGGCGATATGCGCTTCGCCATGTTCGCCCTGCTCAGCCCGGTCATGGCCGTGGGCATGTGGTTTGAACAGAAACGGCGCTACACCCGCGGCCTGAAGGACGAAGAAGCACGCTTCAGCGCCGCCATCGAAGAATTCGAGCAGCAGATCCGGGCGGCAGCCGAGGCCGAAACCGCCCGCCGCCACCGGATGATCCCGGATCCCGCGACGGTGGTCCGCCGCCCGGCCCTGCCCGCCACCTCGCTGTGGCAGCGCCGCGCCGATGCGGACGACTTCCTGGCCCTGCACGCCGGCACCGGCGACGTCCCGTGGAAGCCCGAAGTGGACCGGGCCGGAAGCAGCCGGCTGGACGAGAAGGTCAAGGAATCCCTGGCCTCCGCACGGCTGCTGGCCGCACCGGTGCTGGTGGACCTGACCGACGCCGGGGTGGTGGGCATGGTCGGCCCCCGCGAAGGAGCCCTCGCCCTGGCCCGGTCCCTGCTGGCCCAGGCCGCAGTCCATGTGGGTCCGGCGGACCTGACCATCGGTGTCTTCTGCGACGCCGGGCGGGCCGAGGAATGGGAATGGGCCTCCTGGCTGCCGCACACGCGCCAGGCCGGCAGCAGCACCGGCCAGCGCTGGATGTCCGCGCACCGGGAAACGAGCCTGGCCATGCTGCGCACACTCAAGGACACGGTCCAGGAACTGCCCACACCGGCCATGCTGGTGGTCCTGGACTCCGAAGTGCTCACCGAAGGCCGGGACGCCCCGGCACGTGCACTGCTCGGCATGGGCCGCTCCATTCCCGGCGTCCACATCAACCCGCAGCAGCGCCCGTCCCGGGTCGCCGCCATCGTCATCGCCACCTCGGAAGAGCAACTGCCGGCGTCGTGCACCACCATCATCCGGGTGGGGACCGACGCCGCCGCCACCGTGGAGCAGCCCGAAGACCTGACCCGGGTGGAGGACGTCATCCTGGCCGGCCTGGACCAGGAGGAAGCCCTGCGCTGCGCGATGCGCCTGGCGCACTTCGACGATCCGGAACTGAGCGTGCCCGGCGCGTCCCTGCCCTCCCTGGTCCGGCTGCCCTCCCTGCTGGGCTACGAACGCCCGGACCCTGCCACCGTCCGCCGCCTCTGGCAGGCGAACACGGGAGTCTCCACACCGATCGGCACCGGCGAGAATGGCGACCTGACCCTCGACCTCGTCAAGGACGGCCCGCACGGCCTGGTCGGCGGCACCACAGGCTCGGGCAAATCGGAGTTCCTCCGCTCGCTGGTGGCCGGCCTAGCGGCGCGCAACGACCCCACCCGGCTGAACTTCATCCTCGTCGACTTCAAGGGCGGCGCAGCCTTCAAGGCCTGCGAGCGCCTTCCACACACCATCGGCACCATCTCCAACCTGGACGAGCAGCTGGCCGACCGCGCCATTGTGGCCCTGGAGGCGGAGATGGAGCGCCGCCAGCGGGTCTTTGCCCAGGCCGGCGAGGGAATCGACAACCTCAACGCCTATCTGGCCACCAACCCCGCCGAGCCCATGCCCCGGCTGCTCCTCGTGATCGACGAGTTCGCCATGCTCGCCAAGGACTTCCCCGACGTCCTCAAGGCCCTGGTCAGCGTGGGAGCGGTGGGCCGAACCCTCGGCGTCCACATGATCCTCGCAACCCAGCGTCCGGCCGGCGTGGTCAGTGAAGACATCCTCGCGAACACCAACCTGCGGGTGGCGCTGCGTGTGCAGAGCCGCGAGGATTCCAGCAACGTCATCGGCGTCCCTGCTGCCTCGGCCATCGGCAGGGCCCAGATGGGCCGGGCCTACGTAAAGCTCGGCCAGGACGACATCACGCCCGTGCAGACAGCCCTGGTCACCGGCCGCGCGCAGCTCGGCAGCGGCCCCGCCGTCGACGTCCGCGAGATCCGCCAGTTCGGCGTCCCCGTCCCCGCGCCGGCCATGCCGCGCTCGGCCGCCACGGACGAGAACGACCTGGACCTGCTGATCGAGGCCATTGTCGAAGCCAACACCGAAGCCGGGCACGCCCCGCCGCGGCAGGTCTGGCCCGAGGCCTTGGGCGAGCGGGTGGAGTTGGACGGTTTCCTGGCCGTGCCCGACGACGCCGGCCTCGCCGCCGTCGTCGGCTCCGCTGCTGCCGAGGCCCTGGATGCACCGACCCTGGCTGCACAGACGCTGGAGGAAGCCCGGTCCCTGCCCACGGTGGGCGGCGTCCGCGGCGACTCCGTCCTGGTGACCCTGATGGACGAACCCGAGCTGCAGCGCCAATCCGCTGCGGGCTGGGACATGTCAGTGGGAAACCTGATGCTGATGGGCGTGGCCGGCTCCGGCACCACCACCGCGCTGACCTCGATTGCGTTGGCGCTGGCCAAGGACACCGACCCGGCAGACCTGGACCTGATGGTCCTGGACATGGGCTCCCGCGGGCTTGAAGCCCTCGAAGGCCTGCCCCACACCGTTGCCTACGTGGGAACGGGGGCCGGCGCCAAGGAACAGCAGGCCCGCTTCCTGCGCCACCTGCACACCGTGCTGGAGAGCCGACGCGCGGACCCCGGAAACCACCGCCGCACCGTGGTGCTGCTGGACGGCCTGGCCTCGCTGCGCGATGAGTTCCAGGACTTCGAAGGACAGCAGCTGCTGGATCTGCTCTACCGCGCGTATGCGGACGGTCCGGCCCTCGGGCTCTCCTTCGCCGTCTCCACCACCCGCGCCAAGGCCATACCCACCGCCATGAATGAGGTGACGCTGCAGCGCTGGCTCTTCCGGCTCGCCGACACGTACGACTACTCCTCCCTCGGCGTCCGGGGCAAGCAGATTCCGGCCGAACTGCCCGGTCGCTGCGTGGATCCGCGCACCAAGCTCCAGATGCATGTGGCCACTCCCGCCGTCGGCGTGGAAGCCGCCGTCGAGCAGGTGCGCCAGAGCTGGGCGCACGCCCCGGCGAAGACCTCCGCGATCAGGCGCCTGCCCACCGACGTCACGCTGGCTGAACTGGGCGTGGAGCCCCGGCTGGCGGCCGAGCCCTGGCTCGTCCCCGTCGGCATGCGGGAAGCGGACTTCGCTCCGGCGTTCCTGGAAATCTACGAGGGCGAACACGTGCTGGTCGCCGGTCCGGCGCGTTCGGGGAAGTCCACGCTGCTGCTGGCCCTGGCCACGGCCCTGCGCGGTGCGGCCAGTGCCCAGGGTCCGGCGCAGGTGTGGGGCATCTGCGACCGCCGCTCGCCGCTTGCCTCAGCCGATCTGGACCGCGTGGCGGTGGGCGCCGACGAGGTGCCGGCCATGCTGGCCTCGCTGCGGCTCGAGCGAGGCCCCGTGTTCCTGCTGGTCGATGACGCCGAGCGGATGGACGACGCCGATCAGTCCCTGGCGGGAGTGGTGTCCTCCGGGCAGCCCGGCTTGTGCGTCATTGCGGCCGGACGGGCGGCGGATCTCCGCAGCCTCTACAGCCACTGGACCAAGACCCTGCGCAAATCCAGGCTGGGTGTGCTGCTGCAGCCGGATGTGGATTACGACGGCGACCTCCTCGGCGCGACGCTGCCGCGGAAGGCACCGGTGGCGATCACCACCGGACGCGGTTACATCGGTGTGGGCGGCCAGATGTCGCTGATCCAGTCGATCAGCGCCGTCGAGTCCTGA